One genomic region from Gopherus flavomarginatus isolate rGopFla2 chromosome 20, rGopFla2.mat.asm, whole genome shotgun sequence encodes:
- the LOC127037999 gene encoding cytochrome c oxidase subunit 6B1: MADTIQAKLDNYKTAPFDSRFPNQNQTRNCWQNYLDFHRCEKAMAAKGADATCCQWYRRVYKSLCPISWVNAWDERRAEGTFPGKI, encoded by the exons ATGGCTGACACTATCCAGGCCAAGCTGGACAACTACAAAACTGCCCCCTTCGACAGCAGGTTCCCAAACCAGAACCAGACTCGCAACTGCTGGCAGAACTACCTCG ACTTCCATCGCTGCGAGAAAGCCATGGCAGCCAAGGGAGCCGACGCCACGTGCTGCCAGTGGTACCGCCGTGTGTACAAGTCCCTCTGTCCCATCTCTTGG GTCAACGCCTGGGATGAGCGCCGGGCAGAAGGAACTTTTCCTGGCAAGATCTGA